One window of Roseisolibacter agri genomic DNA carries:
- a CDS encoding glutamine synthetase family protein, whose product MPAAPDPAGTTQQDVLALAHAEHVRFLRLQFTDILGVNKNVEVPASQFAKALAGDIMFDGSAIEGFVRTEESDMLLQPDLATFRVLPWGDPDARVARVICDITMPDGTPFAGDPRAVLKRQIARAAASGYTMMAGMEAEFFLFRPAPDGRPTTQTHDVGGYFDLAPVDLGEDARRAMVDLLQRMGFEIEAAHHEVAHGQHEIDFRYADALTTADNLATFRWVVKHVARQFGLVASFMPKPIFGQNGSGMHTHQSLFRDGQNAFLDEAAEWRLSRTALHYIGGLLRHGRGLCAVTNPLVNSYKRLVPGYEAPVNVAWSMRNRSPMIRVPDRRGAGTRVELRLPDPAANPYLALAVMLAAGMDGVETQADWREPVNQNIWEMSYRERRRLRIDDLPQDLNEACDELEKDDVIQAALGEHVATHYLAAKRQEWRDYVTQVSQWELDQYLAKY is encoded by the coding sequence ATGCCTGCCGCCCCTGATCCCGCCGGTACCACCCAGCAGGATGTGCTCGCGCTCGCCCACGCTGAGCACGTGCGTTTCCTGCGCCTGCAGTTCACCGACATCCTCGGCGTCAACAAGAACGTCGAGGTGCCGGCGTCGCAGTTCGCCAAGGCGCTGGCCGGCGACATCATGTTCGACGGCAGCGCGATCGAGGGGTTCGTGCGCACCGAGGAGAGCGACATGCTCCTCCAGCCCGACCTCGCGACCTTCCGCGTGCTCCCGTGGGGCGATCCCGACGCGCGCGTGGCGCGCGTGATCTGCGACATCACGATGCCCGACGGGACGCCGTTCGCCGGCGATCCGCGCGCGGTGCTCAAGCGCCAGATCGCGCGCGCGGCCGCGTCGGGCTACACCATGATGGCCGGCATGGAGGCGGAGTTCTTCCTCTTCCGCCCCGCGCCTGACGGCCGCCCCACCACGCAGACGCACGACGTCGGCGGCTACTTCGACCTCGCGCCCGTGGACCTCGGCGAGGACGCGCGGCGCGCGATGGTGGACCTGCTGCAGCGCATGGGCTTCGAGATCGAGGCCGCGCACCACGAGGTCGCGCACGGCCAGCACGAGATCGACTTCCGCTACGCCGACGCGCTCACCACCGCCGACAACCTCGCGACCTTCCGCTGGGTCGTGAAGCACGTCGCGCGGCAGTTCGGGCTCGTCGCGTCGTTCATGCCGAAGCCGATCTTCGGGCAGAACGGCAGCGGGATGCACACGCACCAGTCGCTCTTCCGCGACGGCCAGAACGCCTTCCTCGACGAGGCGGCCGAGTGGCGGCTGTCACGCACCGCGCTGCACTACATCGGCGGGCTGCTGCGCCACGGCCGCGGGCTGTGCGCCGTCACCAACCCGCTCGTGAACAGCTACAAGCGGCTGGTGCCGGGCTACGAGGCGCCGGTGAACGTCGCGTGGAGCATGCGCAACCGCAGCCCGATGATCCGCGTCCCCGACCGGCGCGGCGCCGGCACGCGCGTCGAGCTGCGGCTGCCGGATCCGGCGGCCAATCCGTACCTCGCGCTGGCGGTGATGCTGGCCGCCGGGATGGACGGCGTCGAGACGCAGGCCGACTGGCGCGAGCCCGTCAACCAGAACATCTGGGAGATGAGCTACCGCGAGCGCCGCCGCCTGCGCATCGACGACCTGCCGCAGGACCTCAACGAGGCGTGCGACGAGCTGGAGAAGGACGACGTCATCCAGGCCGCGCTCGGCGAGCACGTGGCGACGCACTACCTCGCGGCCAAGCGGCAGGAGTGGCGGGACTACGTGACGCAGGTGAGCCAGTGGGAGCTGGACCAGTATCTGGCGAAGTACTGA